A genome region from Populus alba chromosome 5, ASM523922v2, whole genome shotgun sequence includes the following:
- the LOC118050464 gene encoding O-fucosyltransferase 7-like isoform X1, giving the protein MMQKRRWKTVGLMRKMLSCAICTIAMMALLSVHLHVFPPCSKLPDPYRLPHPQIEIRDKILGKEQEQSWTSEITPPNVYKGPLSFHQCSDRNPNCTKLWKPPPNRNYMPCTQPSPNYTSPSESRGYLLAHTNGGLNQMRAGICDMVAIARIINATLVVPKLDKKSYWQDSSNFSDVFDEDHFINALANDVKVIKKLPKEIGTMKTVKYFKSWSGMDYYQEEIASMWADYKVIRAAKTDSRLANNNLPPDIQKLRCRACYEALRFAPQIEAMGKLLVDRMRSHGPYISLHLRYEKDMLAFSGCTHDLSPAEANELKMIRDANDNWKVKDIDPREQRSKGFCPLTPKEAAIFLSALGYPSNTPIYIAAGEIYGGDSHMGDLQSRYPMLMRKETLASFEELEPFTNHLSQLAALDYIVSVESDVFMPTYSGNMARAVEGHRRFLGHRRTISPDRKALVRLFDKIEQGKLKEGKYLSDHVIESHRKRQGSPRKRKGPISGTKGTDRFRSEEAFYVNPLPDCLCQGQSRNLNTSIRTS; this is encoded by the exons ATGATGCAGAAGCGAAGATGGAAGACCGTGGGTTTGATGAGGAAGATGCTATCATGCGCCATATGCACGATAGCGATGATGGCCCTCCTCTCCGTACACTTACATGTTTTCCCTCCTTGCTCTAAACTCCCTGATCCTTACAGGCTTCCTCATCCC CAAATTGAAATCAGAGACAAGATATTGGGCAAAGAGCAAGAACAGAGCTGGACAAGTGAGATCACTCCTCCCAATGTATACAAAGGCCCTCTCTCATTCCACCAG TGTTCTGATCGGAACCCCAACTGTACCAAACTATGGAAGCCTCCACCAAATCGCAATTATATGCCTTGCACTCAACCTAGTCCTAACTATACTT CTCCTTCAGAGTCGAGAGGTTACCTTCTAGCTCATACAAATGGAGGGCTCAACCAGATGCGAGCTGGG ATATGTGATATGGTAGCTATTGCGCGTATCATAAATGCCACTCTTGTTGTTCCAAAACTAGATAAAAAGTCATATTGGCAAGATTCCAG CAACTTTTCAGATGTCTTTGATGAAGATCATTTTATCAATGCTCTAGCTAATGATGTGAAAGTGATAAAAAAGCTTCCCAAGGAAATAGGTACTATGAAAAcagttaaatattttaaaagctgGTCTGGTATGGACTACTACCAGGAAGAGATAGCAAGCATGTGGGCTGATTATAAG GTTATTCGGGCTGCCAAGACTGACTCTCGCCTAGCAAATAACAATCTCCCTCCTGATATTCAGAAGCTGCGTTGCCGTGCCTGTTATGAAGCCCTCCGTTTTGCACCTCAAATTGAAGCAATGGGAAAG TTGTTGGTGGACCGCATGAGGTCACATGGTCCTTATATTTCCCTGCACTTACGATATGAGAAGGACATGCTTGCCTTCAGTGGATGTACACATGATTTGTCTCCTGCTGAAGCAAATGAACTAAAAATGATACG AGACGCAAATGATAACTGGAAAGTGAAGGATATTGATCCCAGGGAGCAGAGATCCAAAGGTTTTTGCCCCTTAACTCCAAAGGAGGCTGCAATATTTCTATCTGCTCTTGGTTACCCATCAAATACCCCTATATACATTGCCGCAGGAGAGATATATGGAGGTGATTCACATATGGGTGATCTACAATCCCGATATCCTATGTTGATGCGCAAG GAAACGTTGGCATCTTTTGAGGAGCTTGAACCATTTACCAATCACTTGTCTCAGCTGGCTGCGCTTGACTATATTGTATCTGTTGAAAGTGATGTATTCATGCCGACATACTCTGGAAACATGGCTAGAGCGGTCGAAGGTCATCGTCGCTTTCTTGGACATAGAAGAACAATTTCCCCAGACAG GAAAGCACTTGTTCGTCTGTTTGATAAAATTGAGCAGGGAAAACTGAAAGAAGGCAAATATTTATCAGACCATGTCATTGAAAGCCACAGAAAACG GCAAGGCTCCCCAAGGAAGAGGAAAGGCCCCATTTCTGGAACAAAGGGCACGGATAGGTTTCGTTCAGAAGAAGCATTTTATGTAAATCCTTTACCAGATTGTTTATGTCAGGGGCAATCCCGGAATCTGAACACCTCTATCAGAACAAGTTAG
- the LOC118050464 gene encoding O-fucosyltransferase 7-like isoform X2 codes for MPCTQPSPNYTSPSESRGYLLAHTNGGLNQMRAGICDMVAIARIINATLVVPKLDKKSYWQDSSNFSDVFDEDHFINALANDVKVIKKLPKEIGTMKTVKYFKSWSGMDYYQEEIASMWADYKVIRAAKTDSRLANNNLPPDIQKLRCRACYEALRFAPQIEAMGKLLVDRMRSHGPYISLHLRYEKDMLAFSGCTHDLSPAEANELKMIRDANDNWKVKDIDPREQRSKGFCPLTPKEAAIFLSALGYPSNTPIYIAAGEIYGGDSHMGDLQSRYPMLMRKETLASFEELEPFTNHLSQLAALDYIVSVESDVFMPTYSGNMARAVEGHRRFLGHRRTISPDRKALVRLFDKIEQGKLKEGKYLSDHVIESHRKRQGSPRKRKGPISGTKGTDRFRSEEAFYVNPLPDCLCQGQSRNLNTSIRTS; via the exons ATGCCTTGCACTCAACCTAGTCCTAACTATACTT CTCCTTCAGAGTCGAGAGGTTACCTTCTAGCTCATACAAATGGAGGGCTCAACCAGATGCGAGCTGGG ATATGTGATATGGTAGCTATTGCGCGTATCATAAATGCCACTCTTGTTGTTCCAAAACTAGATAAAAAGTCATATTGGCAAGATTCCAG CAACTTTTCAGATGTCTTTGATGAAGATCATTTTATCAATGCTCTAGCTAATGATGTGAAAGTGATAAAAAAGCTTCCCAAGGAAATAGGTACTATGAAAAcagttaaatattttaaaagctgGTCTGGTATGGACTACTACCAGGAAGAGATAGCAAGCATGTGGGCTGATTATAAG GTTATTCGGGCTGCCAAGACTGACTCTCGCCTAGCAAATAACAATCTCCCTCCTGATATTCAGAAGCTGCGTTGCCGTGCCTGTTATGAAGCCCTCCGTTTTGCACCTCAAATTGAAGCAATGGGAAAG TTGTTGGTGGACCGCATGAGGTCACATGGTCCTTATATTTCCCTGCACTTACGATATGAGAAGGACATGCTTGCCTTCAGTGGATGTACACATGATTTGTCTCCTGCTGAAGCAAATGAACTAAAAATGATACG AGACGCAAATGATAACTGGAAAGTGAAGGATATTGATCCCAGGGAGCAGAGATCCAAAGGTTTTTGCCCCTTAACTCCAAAGGAGGCTGCAATATTTCTATCTGCTCTTGGTTACCCATCAAATACCCCTATATACATTGCCGCAGGAGAGATATATGGAGGTGATTCACATATGGGTGATCTACAATCCCGATATCCTATGTTGATGCGCAAG GAAACGTTGGCATCTTTTGAGGAGCTTGAACCATTTACCAATCACTTGTCTCAGCTGGCTGCGCTTGACTATATTGTATCTGTTGAAAGTGATGTATTCATGCCGACATACTCTGGAAACATGGCTAGAGCGGTCGAAGGTCATCGTCGCTTTCTTGGACATAGAAGAACAATTTCCCCAGACAG GAAAGCACTTGTTCGTCTGTTTGATAAAATTGAGCAGGGAAAACTGAAAGAAGGCAAATATTTATCAGACCATGTCATTGAAAGCCACAGAAAACG GCAAGGCTCCCCAAGGAAGAGGAAAGGCCCCATTTCTGGAACAAAGGGCACGGATAGGTTTCGTTCAGAAGAAGCATTTTATGTAAATCCTTTACCAGATTGTTTATGTCAGGGGCAATCCCGGAATCTGAACACCTCTATCAGAACAAGTTAG